A part of Bartonella quintana genomic DNA contains:
- the pyrF gene encoding orotidine-5'-phosphate decarboxylase: protein MFCSAFLKKREIYGPLCIGFDPSHHILQSWNLSFDYKGLKDFCDILLAAVVGHVGIIKPQVAFFELYGVEGLQVLKELIENAHEQGLLVIADAKRGDIGSTVEAYGKAWLGSSSAFKADAITVNAFLGFDALIPLIKVAEETATGVFVVVQSSNPEGKPIRNARIGNQTLSVHLAQRICDYNSQSSGKHQSVGPIGAVIGATLGNESKDTIEQLKNSLFLVPGVGAQGGTIKQLADQFPQRLWQNIIPSVSRSITDAGRNVVDLKNIINSFVEQSQSTLLS, encoded by the coding sequence ATGTTTTGTTCAGCTTTTTTAAAAAAGCGTGAAATATATGGACCGCTTTGTATAGGTTTTGATCCTAGTCACCACATTTTACAATCATGGAACTTAAGCTTTGATTATAAAGGATTAAAAGACTTTTGCGATATCCTCTTAGCGGCAGTTGTTGGTCATGTGGGTATCATAAAACCACAAGTCGCATTTTTTGAATTATATGGTGTGGAAGGCCTTCAAGTTCTCAAAGAACTTATTGAAAATGCACACGAACAAGGTTTATTGGTTATCGCTGATGCAAAAAGGGGTGATATTGGCTCTACTGTGGAAGCTTATGGGAAAGCTTGGCTTGGTTCAAGCAGCGCATTTAAAGCTGACGCTATAACAGTCAATGCTTTCCTGGGTTTTGATGCTCTTATACCTCTGATAAAGGTTGCAGAAGAAACAGCAACAGGAGTTTTTGTGGTTGTGCAATCTTCAAATCCAGAAGGCAAGCCCATTAGAAATGCACGTATCGGCAACCAAACACTCTCTGTTCATTTGGCACAGCGTATTTGTGACTATAATAGCCAGTCTTCAGGCAAGCATCAGTCTGTTGGTCCTATCGGTGCGGTCATTGGAGCAACATTAGGAAATGAATCAAAAGATACAATCGAGCAATTAAAAAACAGTCTGTTTTTGGTTCCTGGTGTTGGCGCTCAAGGTGGAACAATAAAACAATTGGCAGATCAATTTCCTCAAAGGCTATGGCAGAATATCATTCCCTCAGTTTCACGATCGATAACAGATGCTGGTCGCAATGTTGTTGATTTAAAAAACATTATTAATAGCTTTGTGGAGCAATCTCAAAGCACTCTCTTGTCTTGA
- a CDS encoding YrzE family protein yields the protein METRIPEDTPFDTHFLGETSLEEQYPLFYTPISWSAIFAGLVTALATSICLSFLVAALGLSQMDFSSSSPFEGSFLSVGIGSLIVMLISLASGSFVAGRFAETSGALHGFLTWALLTLLMALQASLLVSSAASLSAKIVSESGATQQIVDSLKTDVFPLLSKLNGKNVESFLRENTENGVDFDKLRSELRTLLKKSEISALDPDRLKQAYQKALKDVGSVLTAFKNDPSHSRIYLRELRHRLSDHIQTMTAKFNQSEIIDDLMKGGMTRAEAQKAANHALDVYQTAEAKIGQTIKAFEQQANTLSEKLNTAKNNAHHGADKTAKTASHMGWWGFLGSLIGAILSSVFGYYGYRSRKNSFTL from the coding sequence ATGGAAACCCGCATTCCTGAAGACACACCCTTCGATACGCATTTTCTAGGAGAAACATCACTAGAGGAGCAGTATCCTCTCTTTTATACACCCATTTCATGGTCAGCAATCTTTGCTGGCCTGGTGACAGCTCTCGCTACCTCAATCTGCTTATCTTTTCTCGTTGCAGCTTTAGGTTTAAGCCAAATGGACTTCTCCTCTTCCTCTCCTTTTGAAGGCTCTTTCCTCTCTGTGGGGATTGGTTCTCTTATCGTTATGCTGATCAGCCTTGCAAGTGGGAGCTTTGTTGCTGGACGTTTTGCAGAAACATCAGGGGCCCTTCATGGCTTTTTAACCTGGGCTCTGTTAACACTTCTGATGGCTCTCCAAGCTTCCCTCTTGGTCTCAAGTGCAGCAAGCTTAAGCGCTAAGATTGTCTCAGAAAGTGGTGCAACACAACAAATCGTGGATAGTCTTAAAACAGATGTCTTTCCCCTTCTTTCAAAATTAAACGGCAAAAATGTTGAAAGTTTTTTGCGTGAGAACACCGAAAATGGGGTCGATTTTGATAAACTCCGCAGCGAGTTGCGCACCCTTCTCAAAAAAAGCGAAATCTCTGCTCTTGATCCTGACCGCTTGAAACAAGCCTATCAGAAAGCGCTCAAAGATGTTGGTTCAGTACTAACGGCTTTCAAAAACGATCCTTCTCACTCTCGCATATATTTGAGAGAGCTAAGACATCGTCTTTCTGACCATATCCAAACCATGACGGCAAAGTTTAATCAGAGCGAGATCATCGACGACCTTATGAAAGGGGGCATGACACGTGCTGAGGCACAAAAAGCAGCCAACCATGCACTGGATGTTTATCAAACAGCAGAGGCAAAAATTGGACAAACAATCAAAGCTTTTGAGCAACAGGCTAATACCTTGTCTGAAAAGCTAAACACAGCAAAAAACAATGCCCATCACGGTGCGGATAAAACTGCTAAAACAGCATCGCACATGGGATGGTGGGGCTTCTTGGGAAGCTTGATTGGTGCCATCCTTTCCAGTGTTTTTGGCTATTATGGTTACAGAAGCCGTAAGAACTCTTTCACGCTTTAA
- a CDS encoding Fur family transcriptional regulator, with protein MPSKLTRNQTLVLNILKNEQGPLSAYVILDRLRDEGFRAPLQVYRALEGLLQLKCIHRLESANAFMACLHPENCQYELTIFIICENCGKVNEIQNKALVSSLKRMVQAVDFQARRSILEVRGICKKCATE; from the coding sequence ATGCCATCTAAGCTTACGCGCAATCAAACCTTAGTTCTAAACATTCTAAAAAATGAACAAGGACCTTTGAGTGCTTATGTAATTCTTGATCGCTTGCGTGACGAAGGGTTTCGCGCTCCTTTACAAGTTTATCGTGCATTAGAAGGGCTTCTTCAATTAAAGTGTATCCACCGCCTTGAAAGTGCAAATGCTTTTATGGCTTGTTTACATCCTGAAAATTGTCAATATGAACTCACAATTTTCATAATTTGCGAAAACTGTGGTAAGGTAAATGAAATACAAAACAAAGCTCTTGTATCCAGCCTTAAACGAATGGTTCAAGCAGTTGACTTCCAAGCACGGAGAAGCATTCTAGAAGTACGAGGCATTTGTAAAAAATGTGCAACAGAGTAA
- a CDS encoding HlyD family secretion protein, with protein MSISETIVSTRHFIRTKQKEIICVLLIVLALFVIWFSYKWITHWRYMISTDDAYVQGDIAAIAPKLNGYIKKIAIKANQVVKKDDVLFHLDNGDYQIALKQTENCLNTQQKTLLRIDAQIIAAHSALDDAQAQKAAASAIATNAQLTLKRITELKANRYAPQSDVDDAKSAYEQAIANVKRADAQIAAAHANIQVLEAQRSETESQTKSLELTREKAQRDLDSTIIRAPFDGVIGNLTAKTGDFVGNGQRLAALVPIHALYVEANYKETQLQNIRAGQTAYIAVDAFKKDVFTGTVLSIAPATGAVFSLLPPQNATGNFTKIVQRIPVRVSIPKEALKGGRIRAGMSVSVQIDTRTKPQNENLS; from the coding sequence ATGTCCATATCTGAAACAATTGTTTCAACCAGACATTTCATCAGAACAAAACAAAAGGAAATAATCTGCGTTCTTCTGATCGTTCTTGCGCTTTTTGTGATTTGGTTTAGTTATAAGTGGATAACACATTGGCGTTATATGATCTCCACTGATGATGCCTATGTACAAGGAGACATAGCAGCTATTGCACCTAAATTAAATGGATATATTAAGAAAATTGCTATTAAAGCCAATCAAGTTGTAAAAAAAGACGATGTTTTGTTCCACTTAGACAATGGCGATTATCAAATAGCCTTGAAACAAACAGAAAACTGTCTCAATACACAACAAAAAACTCTTCTACGCATTGACGCGCAAATTATAGCTGCTCACAGTGCTTTAGATGATGCGCAAGCACAAAAGGCGGCCGCTTCAGCCATAGCAACCAATGCACAACTAACCTTAAAACGCATCACAGAACTTAAAGCTAATCGTTATGCTCCCCAGTCTGATGTTGATGATGCTAAATCAGCTTATGAACAAGCCATTGCTAATGTTAAACGTGCAGATGCGCAAATAGCTGCAGCACACGCTAACATCCAAGTGCTAGAAGCACAACGAAGTGAAACAGAAAGCCAAACAAAGAGTTTAGAACTCACGCGTGAAAAAGCACAACGTGATCTTGATTCAACCATTATACGGGCTCCATTTGATGGAGTTATTGGAAATTTAACAGCAAAAACGGGGGACTTTGTTGGGAATGGCCAACGTCTTGCAGCGCTTGTCCCTATACATGCACTTTATGTTGAAGCGAACTATAAAGAAACACAGTTGCAAAATATTCGTGCTGGACAAACAGCTTATATTGCTGTTGATGCCTTCAAAAAAGATGTTTTTACAGGAACAGTGCTTTCTATTGCACCCGCAACAGGAGCTGTTTTTTCTCTCCTCCCTCCACAAAATGCCACCGGCAACTTCACCAAAATTGTCCAACGCATTCCAGTACGTGTTTCTATCCCGAAGGAAGCATTAAAAGGCGGGCGTATCCGAGCAGGAATGAGTGTTTCTGTACAAATTGATACACGTACGAAGCCGCAAAATGAAAATCTCTCATAA
- a CDS encoding DHA2 family efflux MFS transporter permease subunit, whose product MTSPTPESDHSQKHVGIREIVVFTAMAFGMFMAILDIQIVSSSLAEIQAGLSASSEEISWVQTSYLIAEVIMLPLSGFLGRVLSTRIFFSISAIGFTLTSILCATATSIEEMILYRAVQGFIGGGIIPSVFVASYTLFPPSKRPIVTPIVGLVATLAPTIGPTVGGYLCNILSWHWLFLINVPCGIIISILAWKLIDFDKANFSLMAKFDWLGFISMATFLGTLEYILEEGARNDWLKDNLIFNFFIIMIVSAGIFFWRVFTAKEPIVDLSAFSNFNFSTAAIFSFMLGIGLYGLTYIYPVYLSQIRHYDALMIGETLFISGLIMFFTAPLAGFLSTRIDARLMIAMGLFGFALGTWMASGITDNWDFWELFWPQVFRGASIMLCMVPINDIALGTLPPERMKNASGLFNLTRNLGGAVGLAIISTLMMKRTDLHYGRITETLQQGNSKVTEMLSSLTMYFKFATFDPHTLALFQLFNMVRIQAMVMALSDIFFIITIIFSILTFLTIFLKKIPPITDTPPKH is encoded by the coding sequence ATGACATCTCCTACACCCGAATCCGATCATTCTCAAAAGCACGTAGGAATCCGTGAAATCGTGGTTTTTACTGCTATGGCTTTTGGTATGTTCATGGCTATTTTGGATATCCAAATCGTTTCCTCATCTTTGGCTGAAATTCAAGCTGGTCTCTCAGCAAGTTCTGAAGAAATTTCATGGGTTCAAACCTCCTATCTCATCGCTGAAGTTATCATGTTGCCCCTTTCTGGATTTTTGGGAAGAGTGCTTTCAACACGGATTTTCTTTAGCATTTCAGCTATCGGTTTTACTCTTACCTCTATTCTTTGTGCAACAGCCACATCTATCGAAGAGATGATTCTTTATCGAGCAGTTCAAGGCTTTATCGGTGGTGGTATCATCCCCAGTGTTTTTGTCGCTTCCTATACACTTTTTCCTCCTTCCAAACGCCCAATTGTGACCCCTATCGTTGGATTGGTAGCAACGTTAGCACCCACCATCGGTCCAACAGTGGGAGGTTATCTTTGCAATATCCTATCATGGCATTGGCTCTTTCTTATTAATGTGCCTTGTGGAATTATTATCTCAATTCTCGCTTGGAAATTGATTGATTTTGACAAAGCTAACTTTTCTTTAATGGCTAAATTTGACTGGTTAGGCTTTATTTCCATGGCGACCTTTCTAGGAACTTTGGAATATATTCTAGAAGAAGGCGCACGGAATGATTGGCTAAAGGATAATCTGATCTTTAATTTTTTCATCATCATGATCGTATCTGCTGGCATATTCTTCTGGCGCGTTTTTACGGCAAAAGAACCAATTGTTGACCTCTCTGCTTTCTCTAATTTTAATTTTTCGACTGCAGCAATTTTTTCCTTTATGCTTGGAATAGGTCTTTATGGACTCACATATATTTATCCTGTCTATTTGAGCCAAATCCGCCATTATGATGCTCTCATGATCGGAGAAACATTATTTATTTCGGGTTTAATTATGTTTTTTACTGCTCCTCTTGCCGGATTTCTTTCAACACGAATTGATGCACGTCTTATGATAGCGATGGGGCTTTTTGGCTTTGCATTAGGAACCTGGATGGCCAGTGGCATCACAGATAATTGGGATTTTTGGGAGCTCTTTTGGCCTCAAGTTTTTCGTGGTGCGTCAATTATGTTATGTATGGTGCCTATTAATGATATTGCCCTCGGAACACTCCCACCAGAACGAATGAAAAATGCCTCTGGACTTTTTAATCTCACACGCAATCTTGGTGGAGCCGTAGGACTTGCTATTATCAGCACTCTTATGATGAAACGCACAGATCTGCATTATGGACGAATAACTGAAACTCTCCAACAAGGAAACAGCAAAGTAACTGAAATGCTTTCAAGCCTCACTATGTATTTCAAATTTGCAACTTTTGATCCCCATACTCTTGCACTCTTCCAACTTTTTAATATGGTGCGTATACAAGCAATGGTGATGGCTTTGAGCGACATTTTCTTTATAATAACCATCATCTTTAGCATCTTAACATTCTTAACTATTTTTCTTAAGAAAATCCCACCAATCACTGATACTCCTCCAAAGCACTAA
- a CDS encoding GNAT family N-acetyltransferase, protein MKMINFQTKDGTLFMLALEQEADKPYREHLLDVTLGKGRKRKSSEVLRRGRLAAYGLSFVVKNVLGELVGTVRLWHVQFNKGRDEIQHALLLGPLAVSVEYSGMGIGSVLMRHAIETAKKLGYGAIFLVGDCAFYQRFGFSSSLTKNLAMPGPYEKHRFQALELIPQHLTSCHGVLTPSGELEDWNSFEHHKVA, encoded by the coding sequence ATGAAGATGATTAATTTTCAGACAAAAGATGGTACACTTTTTATGCTCGCATTGGAGCAAGAAGCCGATAAGCCTTATCGGGAGCACTTACTTGACGTGACTCTAGGAAAAGGGCGTAAGCGTAAATCGTCAGAAGTTTTACGTCGTGGTCGGTTGGCTGCATATGGGCTTTCTTTTGTCGTCAAAAATGTGCTTGGAGAGCTTGTGGGTACTGTGCGTCTTTGGCATGTTCAGTTTAATAAAGGACGAGATGAGATACAGCATGCTTTGCTTTTGGGCCCCTTAGCTGTTTCGGTGGAATACTCCGGTATGGGGATAGGGTCGGTTCTTATGCGGCATGCGATTGAAACGGCAAAAAAATTGGGTTATGGTGCTATCTTCCTTGTGGGTGATTGTGCGTTTTATCAACGTTTTGGTTTTTCAAGTAGTCTCACAAAAAATTTGGCAATGCCTGGTCCTTATGAAAAACATCGTTTTCAAGCGTTGGAATTGATTCCTCAACATCTTACATCGTGTCATGGTGTTTTGACACCAAGCGGAGAATTAGAGGATTGGAATTCTTTTGAGCACCATAAAGTTGCTTAA
- a CDS encoding type III PLP-dependent enzyme, with amino-acid sequence MATQRIRDFLATHRFEGPCLIVDLDVVRENYLNFEKALPQSRIFYAIKANPAPEILNLLASLGSSFDAASVAEIEMALKAGATPDRISFGNTIKKERDIVQAYALGISLYAVDCVEEVEKIARAAPGVRVFCRVLTDGKGAEWPLSRKFGCVPAKAVDVLRRAHQLGLQAHGVSFHVGSQQTDLRAWDRALSDAATVFRHLEQEGISLKLINMGGGFPTRYLKDVPTTQAYGTVVFDSLKKYFGNRIPETIIEPGRGMVGNAGVIRTEVVLISKKADNDNVRWVYLDVGKFNGLTETMDEAIRYPIETPHDDKAMEPCILAGPTCDSADVLYEKTPYLLPLSLTVGDELLIHGTGAYTATYASVAFNGFEPLPSYVI; translated from the coding sequence ATGGCAACGCAACGTATTCGTGATTTTCTTGCAACACATCGTTTTGAAGGTCCCTGCTTAATTGTTGACCTTGATGTTGTCCGTGAAAATTATTTAAATTTTGAAAAAGCTCTTCCACAGTCCCGTATCTTTTACGCGATAAAGGCGAATCCAGCGCCTGAAATTTTAAATTTGCTCGCTTCTTTAGGATCCTCTTTTGATGCGGCTTCGGTAGCAGAAATTGAAATGGCTTTAAAAGCAGGAGCAACACCTGATCGTATTTCTTTTGGGAATACTATTAAAAAAGAGCGTGATATTGTGCAGGCATATGCGTTGGGTATTTCTCTTTATGCGGTTGATTGTGTTGAAGAAGTGGAAAAGATTGCTCGTGCTGCTCCAGGAGTTCGCGTGTTTTGTCGGGTTCTTACTGATGGAAAAGGCGCAGAGTGGCCATTATCACGTAAATTTGGTTGTGTTCCTGCTAAGGCGGTTGATGTGTTGCGTCGTGCACATCAATTAGGCTTGCAAGCGCATGGTGTTTCCTTTCATGTTGGGTCACAGCAAACAGATCTCAGGGCATGGGATCGTGCTTTATCAGATGCGGCGACAGTTTTTCGGCATTTGGAGCAAGAAGGAATTTCGTTGAAATTAATTAATATGGGGGGTGGTTTTCCAACGCGTTATTTGAAAGACGTTCCTACAACGCAGGCTTATGGCACGGTTGTTTTTGATTCATTAAAAAAATATTTTGGCAATCGTATCCCTGAAACGATTATTGAACCAGGGCGTGGGATGGTTGGCAACGCTGGTGTTATTCGTACAGAGGTTGTTCTTATATCTAAAAAAGCAGACAATGATAATGTTCGATGGGTTTATCTTGATGTTGGAAAATTTAACGGTCTTACCGAGACTATGGATGAAGCTATTCGCTATCCTATTGAGACACCTCATGATGATAAGGCAATGGAGCCTTGTATTTTGGCGGGACCAACATGCGATTCGGCGGATGTTCTCTATGAAAAAACACCTTACTTGTTACCTTTATCCCTCACAGTAGGGGATGAGTTATTAATTCATGGAACTGGTGCTTATACGGCGACTTACGCGTCTGTTGCATTTAATGGTTTTGAGCCTTTACCATCCTATGTGATTTAA
- a CDS encoding rhodanese-related sulfurtransferase has product MEKNFKVAALYCFADLKHYRQLQKPLLDLCQAKDIKGTLLLAQEGINGTIAGSCRAIEELVNFIKTEPAFQTPEIKYSWASKMPFHRMKVRLKKEIVTMGVEGINPLKIVGTYVDPEDWNALIQDEETLLIDTRNDYEYAIGSFQGAIDPGIKTFREFPEWVRKHEADLKKKKKMAMFCTGGIRCEKSTAYVRELGYEQVYHLKGGILKYLETIPKEESLWWGECFVFDERVSVKHGLEECGRELCRACRYPLNAEGKLSPHYEAGVSCDACYNKRSEVDRERFRERHRQIQLSKLRAMHSHQE; this is encoded by the coding sequence ATGGAAAAGAATTTTAAAGTTGCGGCTCTTTATTGTTTCGCGGATTTGAAGCATTATCGCCAATTACAAAAGCCTTTGCTAGATTTATGTCAAGCAAAGGATATCAAAGGTACTCTACTTTTAGCACAAGAAGGAATTAATGGAACTATTGCTGGATCTTGTAGGGCGATTGAGGAATTGGTCAATTTTATTAAAACTGAGCCAGCATTTCAAACGCCCGAGATTAAATACTCATGGGCATCAAAAATGCCTTTTCATCGCATGAAAGTACGGTTGAAAAAAGAGATTGTAACAATGGGGGTTGAAGGCATTAATCCATTAAAAATTGTTGGGACTTATGTGGATCCTGAAGATTGGAATGCCCTTATTCAAGATGAAGAAACGCTTCTCATCGATACGCGTAACGATTATGAATATGCGATTGGCAGTTTTCAAGGGGCGATTGATCCGGGTATTAAAACATTTCGCGAATTTCCTGAATGGGTACGCAAACATGAAGCTGATTTAAAAAAGAAAAAGAAAATGGCTATGTTTTGTACAGGCGGTATTCGGTGTGAAAAATCAACAGCTTATGTTCGTGAGCTTGGTTATGAGCAGGTTTACCATTTAAAAGGTGGGATTCTTAAATACTTGGAAACAATTCCAAAAGAAGAGAGTTTGTGGTGGGGTGAGTGTTTTGTTTTTGATGAGCGTGTTTCTGTAAAACATGGTCTTGAAGAATGCGGACGCGAATTATGTCGCGCATGTCGTTATCCTCTTAATGCTGAAGGCAAATTATCGCCTCATTATGAGGCAGGTGTCTCGTGTGATGCTTGTTATAATAAGCGAAGTGAAGTTGATAGAGAGCGCTTTCGCGAACGTCATAGGCAGATCCAATTATCAAAATTGCGCGCAATGCATTCTCATCAAGAGTGA
- a CDS encoding ferredoxin--NADP reductase yields MNTPATHVQSNINSVSSSFPIPENVFALTVQEVYHYTDRLFKFRLNRPESFRFRSGEFVMIGLPNAEKPIYRAYSIASPFWDEQLEFFSIKVPGGPLTEHLQKIKIGDTVLMRKKSTGTLVLDALIPGKRLYLLSTGTGVAPFASLIRDPETYEKFSEVVLIQTTRERDELTYAKDLVDSLQQDPLIGEYVKQLKFYPMTTRESSKHMGRITTVMESGAFFETTGLPKIHSNEDRVMICGSMAMLKDCARMCESFGLIEGANNAPATYVVERAFVG; encoded by the coding sequence ATGAATACGCCTGCCACCCATGTTCAGTCAAACATCAACAGCGTTTCATCAAGTTTTCCGATTCCTGAAAATGTGTTTGCGCTTACCGTTCAGGAAGTTTATCATTATACAGACCGTTTGTTTAAATTTCGTCTGAATCGTCCGGAAAGTTTTCGTTTTCGTTCAGGTGAGTTTGTTATGATCGGTTTGCCAAATGCAGAAAAGCCAATTTATCGCGCTTATTCGATCGCAAGTCCATTTTGGGATGAACAGCTTGAGTTTTTTTCGATTAAAGTTCCAGGAGGACCATTAACTGAACATCTCCAAAAAATTAAAATTGGTGATACAGTTTTAATGCGTAAAAAATCTACTGGAACATTAGTTCTTGATGCCCTTATTCCTGGAAAGCGCCTTTATCTTCTGTCAACGGGGACAGGGGTTGCTCCCTTTGCAAGTCTTATCCGTGATCCTGAAACCTATGAAAAATTTTCAGAAGTAGTCCTTATTCAAACAACCCGTGAGCGAGATGAGCTTACTTATGCAAAAGATCTTGTTGACTCTTTGCAGCAAGATCCGCTGATTGGTGAATATGTGAAACAGTTGAAGTTTTATCCCATGACCACTCGCGAATCTTCTAAGCATATGGGGCGCATTACGACTGTTATGGAGAGTGGTGCTTTTTTTGAAACAACCGGTTTACCGAAAATTCATTCTAATGAAGATCGGGTAATGATTTGCGGTTCCATGGCGATGCTGAAAGATTGTGCAAGAATGTGTGAATCCTTTGGTCTTATTGAAGGTGCCAACAATGCACCTGCTACTTATGTTGTAGAGCGCGCGTTTGTAGGGTGA
- the alr gene encoding alanine racemase, with protein sequence MNKSMNNKANPLLPYTAVATIDVSAIVANYKTLAQHVAPAECSAVVKANAYGLGADKIAPALYRAGCRIFFVAQIEEALQLKDILPSNVTLALLNGPPHATEEFIAQAGIVPVLNSWNAIENWQKLCQKKDKKFPAIIQIDTNMNRLGLDKKELQQLIKKPTVFEKAEIKYILSHLANGDDATHSSNYTQLAAFKTVLTQLPTCRASFANSGGIFLGPDFYFDLVRPGIALYGIDPQGKHPTLFKPVLKLEAQVIQSRSIEAGIPVGYEESFITRRPSTLITISIGYADGWLRILSNKGTVYFNGHKLPIVGRISMDSMTVDATNLDKKPQSGDWVELIGPHQTLKKVSIDANTIPHEILTSLGSRYQRIYI encoded by the coding sequence ATGAACAAATCCATGAATAATAAAGCAAACCCATTACTTCCTTATACAGCTGTAGCAACCATCGATGTGAGTGCCATTGTTGCTAATTATAAAACTTTAGCCCAACATGTTGCTCCAGCTGAATGTTCAGCAGTTGTGAAAGCCAATGCTTATGGGCTGGGTGCTGATAAAATTGCCCCGGCACTCTATCGTGCTGGTTGCCGCATTTTTTTTGTAGCTCAAATCGAAGAAGCACTTCAATTAAAAGACATTTTACCGTCAAATGTTACACTTGCTCTTCTTAATGGACCTCCACACGCTACAGAAGAGTTTATAGCTCAAGCAGGTATTGTCCCTGTTCTAAACTCTTGGAATGCCATTGAAAATTGGCAAAAACTTTGTCAAAAAAAGGATAAAAAATTTCCCGCAATCATTCAAATCGATACCAATATGAATCGATTAGGACTTGATAAAAAAGAATTACAACAACTTATCAAAAAACCGACTGTTTTTGAAAAAGCAGAGATAAAATATATCCTCAGTCACCTTGCGAACGGAGATGATGCAACACATTCCTCCAATTATACACAATTGGCTGCTTTTAAAACCGTACTTACACAATTGCCTACCTGCAGAGCTTCCTTTGCCAATTCTGGTGGTATTTTTCTTGGTCCAGATTTTTATTTTGACCTTGTTCGCCCAGGCATTGCACTTTACGGAATCGATCCCCAAGGAAAACATCCAACCCTTTTCAAACCTGTTTTAAAACTTGAAGCTCAAGTCATTCAAAGCCGCTCTATTGAGGCAGGAATCCCCGTTGGTTACGAAGAAAGTTTCATTACCAGAAGACCAAGCACTCTCATAACCATTTCTATCGGCTATGCAGACGGTTGGCTACGCATTCTTTCAAATAAAGGAACCGTTTATTTCAATGGGCACAAACTCCCTATTGTTGGACGTATTTCGATGGATTCCATGACAGTGGATGCTACCAATCTTGATAAAAAACCTCAAAGCGGTGACTGGGTAGAACTCATCGGACCTCATCAAACACTTAAAAAAGTATCGATAGATGCCAACACCATTCCTCATGAAATTCTGACTTCTTTAGGATCTCGCTATCAACGTATTTATATTTAA